One Solibacillus isronensis genomic window carries:
- a CDS encoding type IV pilus modification PilV family protein, protein MRFLKEERGVSLVEVVASIVLITIILLSFFSFFIQSKKTHVASESIVDATYIAQQEMEELYGFISNRNAFWLNNPANKVIELSNVNKNFTYKDDIDCGIDCKRFVLTNENDNGILIYDESDWIELAANTQYPNNNLVNVIVSVPKDNSTTSVVMETIFRWGN, encoded by the coding sequence GTGAGATTCTTGAAGGAAGAACGTGGTGTTTCGTTAGTGGAAGTAGTGGCTTCCATTGTTTTGATTACGATTATTTTATTATCTTTTTTTAGTTTTTTTATACAGTCTAAAAAAACACATGTTGCTTCTGAATCCATTGTAGATGCTACATATATTGCCCAGCAGGAAATGGAAGAGCTTTACGGGTTTATTTCAAATCGAAATGCTTTCTGGCTCAACAACCCTGCAAACAAAGTTATTGAGTTAAGTAATGTAAATAAAAATTTTACCTATAAAGATGATATCGACTGTGGAATAGATTGTAAAAGATTTGTATTAACCAATGAAAATGATAACGGGATTCTTATATATGATGAAAGTGATTGGATTGAATTAGCTGCAAATACCCAATATCCTAATAATAATTTAGTTAATGTTATTGTAAGTGTACCGAAAGATAATAGTACCACTTCAGTAGTAATGGAAACTATTTTCCGTTGGGGGAATTAA
- a CDS encoding type II secretion system F family protein yields the protein MTVFKYVGRTKMGATQKGTVDAANKAAAILKLREKGINPREIEESKSLLHMEVSLGSKKVKTQDFVIYCRQFATLIRAGVSLVEATDILAKQATSKPLRRALEAVEEDIRSGIPFSDAVRKHPKAFPELFVNMMRSGEATGNIDDTLERLANSYEKSFRLIKKVQSTLTYPAMLLVMIVVVVFFMLIFIVPTFVESFESMDAELPTLTVWTVALGEWLRQYWWLPIGATAIGGFLFQYLYRNNKQFHYNVHYMMLKMPIFGPLLQKTAIARLTRNLSSLFSSAVPILQALTISQKVSGNPVVGKVVLDARTSLEKGSTLTEPLEKSWIFPPMVTSMTRIGESTGSLDYMLEKIADFYEEEVDRNVDTLKSLIEPLMIVILAGAVGLIVAAIFLPMFSLYEQM from the coding sequence TTGACCGTATTTAAATATGTAGGACGAACAAAAATGGGAGCGACGCAAAAAGGGACGGTTGATGCAGCGAATAAAGCAGCCGCCATTTTAAAGCTTCGTGAAAAGGGCATAAACCCTCGTGAAATAGAAGAATCGAAAAGTCTATTACATATGGAAGTCAGCCTAGGCAGCAAAAAAGTAAAAACACAGGATTTTGTTATTTACTGCCGTCAGTTTGCGACACTGATCCGCGCGGGTGTATCACTTGTTGAAGCGACCGATATTTTAGCTAAGCAGGCAACGAGCAAGCCGCTGAGAAGGGCACTTGAAGCGGTGGAAGAGGATATTCGTTCAGGTATTCCATTTTCGGATGCGGTAAGGAAGCATCCGAAAGCTTTTCCCGAGCTGTTCGTCAATATGATGCGGTCAGGTGAAGCGACAGGGAATATCGACGATACGCTGGAGCGCCTGGCGAACTCGTACGAAAAGTCCTTCCGCTTAATCAAAAAAGTGCAATCGACGTTGACATACCCTGCGATGCTTTTAGTCATGATCGTAGTTGTTGTATTTTTTATGCTGATCTTTATTGTCCCGACGTTTGTTGAGTCTTTTGAATCGATGGATGCCGAACTTCCGACTTTAACGGTATGGACAGTAGCGTTAGGGGAGTGGCTGAGACAATATTGGTGGCTGCCGATTGGTGCCACAGCAATTGGCGGGTTTCTATTCCAGTACTTGTACCGGAATAATAAACAGTTTCATTACAACGTCCATTATATGATGCTGAAGATGCCGATATTTGGTCCGCTTTTGCAGAAAACCGCGATTGCAAGATTGACGCGCAATTTATCATCACTATTTAGCAGTGCGGTACCAATTTTGCAGGCATTGACAATTTCACAGAAAGTGTCCGGAAATCCCGTTGTAGGAAAAGTGGTACTCGATGCACGGACAAGCCTAGAAAAAGGGAGTACGTTAACGGAGCCGCTTGAAAAGAGCTGGATTTTCCCGCCGATGGTAACGAGTATGACGAGAATTGGTGAGTCTACAGGGTCTCTTGATTATATGCTGGAGAAGATTGCAGATTTTTATGAAGAGGAAGTAGACAGAAATGTCGATACTTTAAAATCTCTAATTGAACCATTAATGATTGTGATATTAGCAGGTGCAGTTGGTCTTATCGTAGCGGCAATTTTCTTACCGATGTTCAGTCTTTATGAACAAATGTAA
- the pilM gene encoding type IV pilus biogenesis protein PilM translates to MFNMKRKSHVSIVISDYVMRALVLKGATVDQPVIYETPLPKTAVQEGVILDEMAMYELIKANVQNWGGRKQNVRFLVPDTSILLKTFEHPADISGKNLKEYVQMEVGQSIHLPFQEPLIDIHDSIEGDGKAVLFAAPPDEVGKMIGLLLDNHLHPQVADIRALCNLRLLEHIQFIDTNRTYLVTDWLINELSICIYSNGEVEFLRFQTIDTNPDNWQQHVVENGEVEFNYTANLDDFRTATTDQVLEIDRMMNFFKFSLHKGEREVDEIVVMGDHPLLQSIEALLNENLPTPVSIVNDKVINEHFPNCKAKHATLLGLALKEVNE, encoded by the coding sequence ATGTTCAATATGAAAAGAAAATCGCATGTATCCATTGTCATTAGTGATTATGTAATGCGTGCACTCGTTTTAAAAGGCGCAACAGTGGATCAGCCCGTTATTTATGAAACGCCCTTACCGAAAACTGCGGTTCAAGAAGGGGTTATTCTCGATGAAATGGCGATGTATGAACTGATTAAAGCAAATGTGCAAAACTGGGGCGGAAGAAAGCAAAATGTGCGCTTCCTTGTGCCGGATACATCGATTTTATTAAAAACATTCGAACATCCTGCTGATATCAGCGGTAAAAACCTGAAGGAATATGTGCAGATGGAAGTGGGTCAGTCGATTCATCTGCCGTTTCAGGAGCCCCTTATTGATATACATGACTCGATTGAAGGGGATGGGAAGGCTGTTTTATTTGCCGCACCGCCTGATGAGGTCGGGAAGATGATCGGCCTCCTATTGGACAACCATTTGCATCCGCAAGTGGCTGATATTCGGGCGCTATGTAATTTAAGGTTGCTTGAACATATCCAGTTCATCGATACGAACCGTACATATTTGGTGACGGACTGGTTAATCAATGAATTGTCGATTTGCATTTATTCTAACGGGGAAGTAGAGTTTCTGCGATTCCAGACGATTGATACGAATCCGGACAACTGGCAGCAACATGTTGTTGAAAATGGCGAGGTTGAATTTAACTATACAGCTAATTTGGATGATTTCCGTACAGCCACTACAGATCAGGTATTGGAAATCGACCGTATGATGAACTTCTTTAAATTCTCTCTCCATAAAGGTGAAAGAGAAGTTGATGAAATCGTCGTTATGGGAGATCATCCGTTACTGCAGTCAATTGAGGCACTGTTGAATGAAAATCTGCCGACACCGGTAAGCATTGTCAATGATAAAGTAATCAACGAGCATTTTCCGAACTGCAAAGCAAAGCATGCGACTTTGCTCGGACTTGCTTTAAAGGAGGTTAACGAATGA
- a CDS encoding prepilin-type N-terminal cleavage/methylation domain-containing protein: MFITLKKRIKNEKGLSLVELLAVIVILAIVAAIAIPAIGNIIDNSRIKGIKADVANIVSAAQIYYADTGTTTGFVVNGSNGVGDKYVNLGSASVTTPVAVDSTGKMTAGVITKSGKTLTISGTTTLEELKIDDSNVTAVEGKWKIENKK, encoded by the coding sequence ATGTTTATTACATTAAAAAAACGTATTAAAAATGAAAAAGGTTTATCTTTAGTTGAGCTTTTAGCAGTAATTGTTATCTTAGCGATTGTAGCGGCAATTGCAATTCCAGCTATTGGGAATATAATAGATAATTCTCGTATAAAGGGAATAAAAGCAGATGTAGCAAATATTGTTAGTGCTGCTCAGATTTACTATGCAGATACTGGAACAACAACTGGATTTGTTGTGAATGGGTCTAATGGAGTTGGAGACAAATATGTAAACCTAGGGAGCGCTAGTGTTACTACTCCGGTAGCAGTTGATTCTACGGGTAAGATGACAGCGGGAGTAATAACTAAAAGTGGTAAAACGTTGACTATTTCTGGAACAACTACTTTAGAGGAACTTAAAATAGATGATAGTAATGTGACTGCTGTAGAGGGAAAATGGAAAATTGAGAACAAAAAATAA
- a CDS encoding prepilin peptidase, whose translation MEIMYTIFAGIFGLVFGSFYNVVGLRVPKKESIVTPPSHCVHCNRRLSAFELVPVFSYIFLRGKCRTCGVKVSPIYAFTELVTGLLFAFATWQLGITWELAVALLFISLLVIINVSDIAYMLIPDKILLFFLPLLIIGRILSPLDPWWDSIAGAAIGFSILLLIAIISKGGMGGGDIKLFLLIGLVLGTFNTLLTLFLASVIGMIVGIVILKIRGKGRKTPVPFGPSIAIAAIIVYFYGDQLIDMYLNLL comes from the coding sequence ATGGAGATTATGTATACAATATTTGCGGGAATATTTGGTTTGGTATTCGGCTCGTTTTACAATGTAGTCGGATTACGGGTACCGAAAAAAGAGTCGATTGTGACACCGCCATCTCACTGTGTCCATTGCAATCGACGTTTAAGCGCTTTTGAACTCGTACCTGTTTTTTCGTACATATTTTTACGAGGAAAATGCCGAACATGCGGTGTGAAAGTATCGCCGATTTACGCTTTTACCGAGCTTGTAACAGGACTGCTGTTTGCATTTGCTACATGGCAGCTCGGCATCACATGGGAATTGGCAGTAGCTTTATTGTTTATTTCGCTATTGGTCATTATCAATGTTTCGGATATTGCGTACATGCTTATTCCGGATAAAATATTATTGTTTTTCCTGCCGTTGCTAATTATTGGAAGAATTCTTTCGCCGCTTGACCCATGGTGGGATAGTATTGCTGGCGCAGCAATCGGATTTTCAATTCTACTATTAATCGCAATCATTTCTAAAGGTGGAATGGGCGGCGGAGATATTAAGCTGTTTTTACTGATCGGTTTGGTATTAGGAACATTCAATACGTTATTAACCTTATTTTTAGCTTCAGTGATCGGGATGATTGTCGGAATCGTCATTTTGAAAATCCGTGGGAAAGGGCGCAAAACCCCTGTACCGTTCGGACCATCAATTGCTATTGCCGCAATCATTGTTTATTTTTACGGTGACCAGCTCATTGATATGTATTTAAATTTATTATAA
- a CDS encoding VanW family protein — protein MKIIFRSIIPSTLAAVLLSIWIPNFIASSIASADNNAVGSTIGGIETGDLKGEELKAILTEAVNDWYAQNLTVTGGGTSIEVSSSTFQFDIESTVANYENQVHKSWFAFWEETPTVHLPLTVFPSETVKNEISNVSSWDTEATYSSVELNAAYLKTAPVEAVVTDLTVLETDRISLSIEPMPEGAMGINELVIALHETVIEPQMVFSMIEKLGDTINLANREAINFVASSLYNAALNSNAEIVERHSQNTIPSYLKPGLEAKVDLLANEDLKFVNASSHPIVLKLTMEEGNLKTEVYTPAKETEVDITVSRDEEIQPRTITRYSADLAIGQNEQIQEGAKGLRVSVYRTAFDEQKLVSRDYYPPVDRIIVKSSRKPVVQPSSESLNNDPAYQVDLDGDGFPNADTTNGNGETNDSQNTGSTTSSSGTQNKNSDASNNSAEGDAEEDLPPGSYYDKGGNLITPK, from the coding sequence ATGAAAATTATCTTTAGGTCAATAATCCCATCAACTTTAGCGGCAGTTCTATTATCAATTTGGATTCCAAACTTTATAGCAAGTTCCATTGCATCGGCCGATAATAATGCGGTTGGTTCAACTATTGGTGGTATAGAAACAGGTGATTTGAAGGGTGAGGAATTAAAAGCCATACTGACAGAGGCTGTCAATGACTGGTATGCCCAAAACCTGACTGTTACTGGTGGGGGGACTTCCATCGAAGTGAGCTCTTCCACATTCCAGTTCGATATCGAAAGTACAGTCGCGAATTATGAGAATCAAGTTCATAAGTCCTGGTTTGCCTTCTGGGAAGAGACACCGACTGTACATCTTCCTTTAACTGTTTTCCCTAGTGAGACGGTGAAAAACGAGATTAGTAATGTTTCATCTTGGGATACGGAGGCGACGTATAGCAGTGTCGAATTGAATGCTGCGTATTTAAAAACAGCTCCTGTTGAAGCGGTAGTCACTGATTTAACGGTTCTCGAAACAGACAGGATTTCGCTGTCGATTGAACCAATGCCGGAAGGGGCTATGGGGATTAATGAGCTCGTTATTGCTTTGCATGAAACGGTAATAGAGCCGCAAATGGTATTTTCGATGATTGAAAAGCTTGGAGATACGATTAACTTGGCAAACCGCGAAGCCATTAATTTTGTCGCCTCGAGTTTATATAATGCCGCACTGAATAGCAATGCGGAAATTGTAGAGCGTCATTCGCAAAATACAATCCCTTCCTATTTAAAGCCTGGCTTGGAAGCGAAAGTGGACCTACTTGCAAATGAGGATCTGAAATTCGTAAATGCTTCATCCCATCCCATCGTTCTGAAATTGACAATGGAGGAAGGGAATCTAAAGACTGAAGTATATACACCGGCAAAGGAAACGGAAGTAGATATCACGGTATCAAGGGATGAAGAGATTCAGCCCCGCACAATTACACGTTACTCAGCAGATTTGGCAATTGGACAGAATGAACAAATACAGGAAGGTGCAAAAGGTTTACGCGTCTCGGTATATCGTACGGCATTTGATGAGCAGAAGCTCGTAAGCCGAGACTATTACCCGCCTGTTGACCGGATTATCGTGAAATCTTCCAGAAAGCCGGTAGTGCAGCCATCATCAGAGAGCTTAAACAACGACCCAGCCTATCAGGTAGATTTAGATGGGGACGGTTTCCCGAATGCTGACACGACAAACGGAAATGGAGAAACGAACGATTCACAAAACACTGGATCAACCACATCAAGTAGCGGGACTCAAAATAAGAATTCGGACGCATCAAATAATTCCGCGGAAGGCGATGCAGAAGAAGACCTTCCACCTGGAAGCTATTACGATAAAGGCGGAAATTTAATCACTCCAAAATAA
- a CDS encoding prepilin-type N-terminal cleavage/methylation domain-containing protein, which yields MKYLIKRNRGMTLVEVLAALVITSIIAIFIFSIINSSANQNKQQTEETGDLFNISYALKVITKDIRRSKDVEIGRYQLKLTFPDNRNVKYVLEGNQQKKELIKYTNDVKTETLSGIGCFNVSITENVISLELDNKIDCSSSKNTEIHLRQEL from the coding sequence ATGAAATATTTAATAAAAAGGAATCGGGGCATGACTTTAGTTGAAGTTCTTGCCGCTTTAGTAATCACCTCTATTATCGCTATCTTTATTTTCAGTATTATTAATTCTAGTGCAAATCAAAATAAACAACAAACAGAAGAAACAGGAGATTTATTTAATATTTCATATGCTCTAAAAGTTATTACAAAGGACATTCGACGCTCAAAAGATGTAGAAATTGGTAGATATCAACTTAAATTAACATTCCCCGATAATAGAAATGTTAAATATGTTTTAGAAGGTAATCAGCAAAAAAAGGAATTAATTAAATATACTAACGATGTAAAAACAGAAACCCTTTCCGGCATAGGCTGTTTTAACGTTAGCATTACAGAAAACGTCATTTCTTTAGAGTTAGATAACAAAATTGATTGCTCCTCAAGTAAAAATACCGAAATTCATTTGAGACAGGAGTTATAA
- a CDS encoding potassium transporter encodes MNSISSSKNGTLLIVIALAMALLFAMYYYIVKPKQDEEQMIRSEINSLHNEIAVLEETIATDQSQQSETNANEFALRKKVPDNREIDELILSIEEIQYITDSRIQSIEFNNYNALVSSSGLQDPLSVPETEEGTATESTESADQTEDAEVSEELPVSTIAVETLPPSLKFVTFNINVAAPNDVNLLQFIEEIENKERVMRIDIINFALPGEEDKFTEEASEIVTADIQVTTFYYE; translated from the coding sequence ATGAATTCCATCTCAAGTAGTAAAAACGGGACACTCCTCATTGTAATTGCATTGGCGATGGCTTTGCTGTTTGCAATGTATTACTATATCGTCAAACCAAAGCAGGATGAAGAACAGATGATTCGTTCTGAGATCAACAGCCTTCATAACGAAATTGCGGTTCTGGAGGAAACAATAGCAACAGACCAGTCACAGCAGTCCGAGACGAATGCAAACGAATTTGCTTTACGTAAAAAAGTACCGGATAACCGGGAAATTGACGAACTGATTTTATCCATTGAAGAAATACAATATATAACAGATTCGCGTATTCAAAGCATCGAGTTCAACAACTATAATGCTCTCGTATCCAGTTCAGGGCTTCAAGATCCGCTTTCTGTACCGGAAACGGAAGAAGGGACAGCAACTGAATCAACAGAGAGTGCTGACCAAACGGAGGACGCGGAAGTTTCAGAGGAATTGCCCGTTTCCACAATCGCTGTAGAAACATTGCCGCCTTCACTGAAGTTCGTTACATTTAACATCAATGTTGCTGCGCCAAATGATGTAAACTTGCTGCAGTTCATTGAAGAAATTGAAAACAAAGAACGCGTCATGCGGATTGACATTATTAATTTCGCGCTTCCGGGTGAAGAAGACAAATTTACAGAAGAAGCATCAGAAATCGTAACAGCCGATATTCAAGTTACTACTTTCTACTACGAGTAG
- a CDS encoding PilN domain-containing protein: protein MIPDINLLPKIEKGATSLKLAFILVGILSILTIGLLAITYFSAKSEIASAVPERDSLLVTRDTLNAEVASSQTGSKGSLEESVAFVERVSYRVSPIIIETRNLLPTDTYLRSYGFSETGVQVAVDFETLNAISTYVSQLEKSPYFSDVQVGTIQNFELNPTDEEINDTQQFTEVPRYSVEIFLVIDQLHVAAGGEE, encoded by the coding sequence ATGATTCCGGATATTAACCTTCTGCCTAAAATCGAAAAAGGTGCGACGAGTTTAAAGTTAGCCTTTATTTTAGTTGGGATTTTATCGATATTAACAATAGGCTTGCTGGCAATCACTTATTTCAGTGCGAAAAGCGAAATTGCAAGTGCCGTACCGGAACGTGATTCGTTATTGGTGACAAGAGACACATTAAATGCCGAAGTAGCTTCATCGCAAACAGGGAGTAAAGGTTCATTGGAAGAATCGGTTGCTTTTGTGGAGCGTGTTTCATATCGCGTCTCGCCGATTATCATCGAGACGCGAAATTTATTACCGACAGATACATATTTACGTTCTTATGGATTTTCTGAGACAGGCGTACAAGTAGCGGTTGATTTCGAGACATTGAATGCTATCTCAACCTATGTAAGCCAGCTGGAAAAAAGCCCGTATTTTAGTGATGTTCAAGTGGGGACAATTCAAAACTTTGAACTTAACCCTACTGATGAAGAGATTAATGATACACAGCAATTCACGGAAGTACCGCGATATAGCGTGGAAATTTTCCTTGTAATTGATCAATTGCACGTAGCTGCTGGAGGTGAAGAGTAA
- a CDS encoding type IV pilus twitching motility protein PilT, producing the protein MTLTIQELLQRAYDEKASDLHVTTGIPPVYRVNGQLKQYGDVIVTAEMIEQMVIDLIPAYKAREFEEKGETDFNYSLEDLCRFRVNAYHQRNVGAIAARLIPSQIPSIESLNMPKVLYDLAEKPQGLILVTGPTGSGKSTTLAAMIDYINETKSKHIITLEDPIEYLHSHKKSVVNQREVGIDTGSFANGLRASLRQDPDIILVGEMRDLETISTAITAAETGHLVFATLHTSSAPTTIDRIIDVFPPHQQGQIRIQLANVLQGIISQRLFIRKDKAGRVAATEILVSIPAVTNLIRNEKIHQIPSVMQTNRALGMHTLETSIQALVSSGKVSLEEVRPYLNVGDYS; encoded by the coding sequence ATGACATTGACTATACAGGAATTACTGCAGCGTGCGTATGATGAAAAAGCATCCGATTTACATGTCACTACCGGCATCCCTCCTGTTTATCGTGTAAATGGTCAATTAAAGCAGTATGGCGATGTAATTGTAACGGCAGAAATGATTGAGCAAATGGTGATAGACCTAATACCTGCCTACAAAGCAAGGGAATTCGAGGAAAAGGGTGAAACGGATTTCAATTATTCATTGGAAGATCTTTGCCGATTCCGTGTAAATGCGTACCATCAGCGAAATGTCGGGGCAATCGCTGCTCGTCTCATTCCGAGTCAGATCCCGTCAATTGAATCATTGAATATGCCAAAAGTGCTGTACGATTTGGCTGAAAAACCTCAAGGGCTCATTTTAGTAACGGGTCCAACAGGTTCAGGTAAATCAACAACGCTCGCAGCAATGATTGACTATATTAATGAAACAAAATCAAAGCATATCATTACGCTGGAAGATCCGATTGAATATTTGCATTCACATAAAAAATCGGTAGTGAATCAGCGGGAAGTCGGAATTGATACCGGCTCATTTGCGAATGGCCTGCGTGCATCACTCCGTCAAGATCCGGATATTATTCTAGTTGGGGAAATGCGAGATTTAGAGACTATTTCTACAGCGATTACAGCAGCGGAAACAGGTCACTTAGTATTTGCTACACTCCATACATCAAGTGCACCGACGACAATTGACCGGATTATCGATGTGTTTCCGCCGCATCAGCAAGGGCAGATTCGAATACAATTGGCAAATGTATTGCAAGGAATTATTTCACAGCGATTATTCATTCGAAAAGATAAAGCGGGTCGGGTTGCCGCAACAGAAATTCTGGTAAGTATTCCAGCTGTCACAAATTTGATACGAAATGAAAAAATTCATCAAATCCCAAGTGTGATGCAGACAAACCGAGCATTAGGGATGCATACATTAGAGACATCCATACAGGCGCTTGTTTCTTCGGGAAAAGTTTCGTTGGAGGAAGTACGGCCCTATTTGAATGTGGGTGATTACAGTTGA
- a CDS encoding GspE/PulE family protein yields MKAKSRKRLGDLLLESRVITESQLTYALENKSRDEKLGDFFIKENILTEQQLIEVLEFQLGIPHITLSNHVIAPELLQLVPRELAKRTNIMPVRRDKNKLLIAMADPMDYFAIEEVRMATGCQIETSIAAKDDLYRTITKYYDLQASMDAALTEIEVNTPEVQQEITDEDSAIVRLVNQIINNGVAQRASDIHFDPHETEYRIRYRVDGVLRTERSLPKYMQNMMTARVKIMGGLNITENRIPQDGRFKVNIEFKNVDIRLSTLPTVYGEKIVMRILDISNAATDIAHLGFTKNNEAIFRKMIGKPNGIVLITGPTGSGKSSTLYAALSNLNNEGVNIITVEDPVEYQLNGVNQIQVKEEVGLTFAAGLRSILRQDPDIIMIGEIRDLETAQISIRASLTGHLVLSTLHTNSAIESVSRLQDMGIEPFLISSSLVGIMAQRLVRQICRDCTTEIEPTIRERQIFANNGLEVNKIRKGRGCAACGNTGYRGRLAIHELLPVDRGLKDLILNGASSYEIGDYMQNAGHNTLLQDGLMKVLAGVTTTEEVLRVATID; encoded by the coding sequence ATGAAGGCGAAATCGAGAAAACGTTTAGGAGACTTGCTTTTAGAGTCGCGCGTTATAACCGAATCACAGCTAACTTATGCACTTGAAAATAAAAGCCGGGACGAAAAGCTCGGGGACTTCTTCATTAAAGAGAACATCCTGACGGAACAGCAGCTCATTGAAGTACTGGAGTTTCAGCTAGGTATTCCGCATATCACTTTAAGTAACCATGTTATCGCGCCGGAACTGCTGCAGCTTGTACCGAGGGAACTGGCGAAGCGTACGAATATTATGCCGGTGCGTCGGGATAAAAATAAGCTGCTCATAGCAATGGCAGACCCGATGGATTATTTTGCTATAGAAGAAGTACGGATGGCAACGGGTTGTCAAATTGAAACAAGTATTGCAGCGAAGGATGATCTGTACCGGACCATTACAAAATACTATGATCTGCAGGCTTCGATGGATGCAGCGTTAACTGAAATAGAAGTGAACACACCGGAAGTACAGCAGGAAATTACCGATGAAGATTCGGCTATCGTACGGCTTGTAAACCAGATCATTAATAACGGAGTTGCGCAGCGTGCATCCGATATTCATTTTGACCCTCATGAGACCGAATACAGAATACGGTATCGTGTCGACGGAGTGCTTCGAACAGAGCGTTCTCTTCCAAAGTATATGCAGAATATGATGACTGCCCGTGTAAAAATTATGGGCGGACTGAATATTACGGAAAACCGGATTCCGCAGGATGGGCGGTTTAAAGTTAATATTGAATTTAAAAATGTTGATATTCGCCTTTCTACATTACCGACTGTATATGGTGAGAAAATCGTTATGCGTATTTTGGATATAAGCAATGCCGCAACTGACATAGCACATCTTGGGTTTACGAAAAATAACGAAGCAATTTTCAGGAAGATGATTGGGAAACCGAATGGTATTGTGCTAATTACTGGCCCTACAGGTTCAGGTAAATCTTCTACGTTATATGCAGCACTGTCGAACTTAAATAATGAAGGCGTCAATATTATTACGGTTGAGGATCCGGTTGAATACCAGTTAAACGGTGTCAACCAGATTCAAGTGAAAGAAGAAGTCGGTTTAACGTTCGCAGCGGGATTACGTTCGATTTTGCGTCAGGATCCGGACATTATCATGATCGGGGAAATCCGGGATCTAGAAACCGCGCAAATCTCGATTCGTGCATCGTTAACAGGGCACCTTGTATTAAGTACATTGCATACAAACAGTGCGATTGAATCGGTATCCAGACTGCAGGATATGGGAATAGAACCGTTTCTCATTTCTTCTTCCCTAGTTGGAATAATGGCGCAGCGACTTGTACGTCAAATTTGTCGGGACTGTACGACAGAAATAGAGCCAACAATCCGGGAAAGACAAATTTTTGCGAACAACGGATTGGAAGTTAATAAGATACGAAAAGGCCGCGGGTGTGCAGCTTGCGGAAACACGGGCTATCGCGGGCGACTTGCTATTCACGAATTACTGCCTGTTGACCGCGGATTAAAAGATCTCATTTTAAACGGTGCAAGTAGCTATGAAATTGGCGATTATATGCAAAATGCCGGACATAACACATTACTGCAGGACGGGTTAATGAAAGTGCTGGCCGGAGTCACGACGACAGAAGAAGTGCTGCGTGTGGCCACGATTGATTAG